A single window of Xiphophorus hellerii strain 12219 chromosome 12, Xiphophorus_hellerii-4.1, whole genome shotgun sequence DNA harbors:
- the isg15 gene encoding ubiquitin-like protein ISG15 isoform X2: MDIVIRMLDGTSRTLKVNPHDTVGSLKILIQQELGVPAARQKLIFRNGSSTPLNDDSRTLSSYNIEPGSQVSLLVTQPSTFQVFLKNETGKNTTYDVTPDETVEGFKRRVEKRQGVPANQQRLIHEGREMQTGKLSDYNVKEHSTIFLTLRLRGG; this comes from the exons ATGGATATAGTCATCAGAATGCTGGACGGGACGTCCCGCACGCTGAAAGTAAACCCACACGACACAGTGGGCTCTCTGAAGATACTCATCCAGCAGGAGCTGGGGGTTCCCGCTGCCAGGCAGAAGCTGATCTTCAGGAACGGGTCGAGCACACCTCTGAACGACGACTCCAGGACCCTGAGCTCCTACAACATTGAGCCGGGCTCCCAGGTGTCTCTGCTGGTCACCCAGCCGTCCACCTTCCAGGTGTTCCTGAAAAACGAGACGGGGAAGAACACCACCTACGATGTCACACCCGACGAGACGGTGGAGGGATTCAAGAGGAGAGTGGAGAAGAGACAGGGGGTTCCTGCGAACCAGCAGAGGCTGATCCATGAGGGCCGGGAGATGCAGACCGGAAAACTGTCCGACTACAACGTGAAGGAGCACAGCACCATCTTCTTGACTCTGCGTCTGAGAGGAG GCTGA
- the isg15 gene encoding ubiquitin-like protein ISG15 isoform X1, with protein sequence MDIVIRMLDGTSRTLKVNPHDTVGSLKMRIQQGLGVPAARQRLIFTNGSSTPLNDDSMTLSSYNIEPGSQVSLLVTQPSTFQVFLKNETGTNSTYDVTPDETVEGFRRRVEKRQGVPANQQRLIHEGREMQTGKLSDYNVKEHSTIFLTLRLRGG encoded by the coding sequence ATGGACATAGTCATCAGAATGCTGGACGGGACGTCCCGCACGCTGAAAGTAAACCCACACGACACAGTGGGCTCTCTGAAGATGCGCATCCAGCAGGGGCTCGGGGTTCCCGCTGCCAGGCAGAGGCTGATCTTCACGAACGGGTCGAGCACACCTCTGAACGACGACTCCATGACCCTGAGCTCCTACAACATTGAGCCGGGCTCCCAGGTGTCTCTGCTGGTCACCCAGCCGTCCACCTTCCAGGTGTTCCTGAAAAACGAGACGGGGACGAACAGCACCTACGATGTCACACCCGACGAGACGGTGGAGGGCTTCAGGAGGAGAGTGGAGAAGAGACAGGGGGTTCCTGCGAACCAGCAGAGGCTGATCCATGAGGGCCGGGAGATGCAGACCGGAAAACTGTCCGACTACAACGTGAAGGAGCACAGCACCATCTTCTTGACTCTGCGTCTGAGAGGAGGCTGA
- the unga gene encoding LOW QUALITY PROTEIN: uracil-DNA glycosylase (The sequence of the model RefSeq protein was modified relative to this genomic sequence to represent the inferred CDS: deleted 1 base in 1 codon) gives MIGQKTINSFFSPVSRKRVSNEANEPEENAKEPKKQKCATVLPEQQSPPPSPLSPAQLERMARNKRAALERLASAQTPPGFGDSWRKELAAEFGKPYFKQLMQFVAEERKRHTVYPPAEQVFTWSKVCDITDVKVVILGQDPYHGPGQAHGLCFSVKRPVPPPPSLENMYKELATDIDGFQHPGHGDLTGWARQGVLLLNAVLTVRAHQANSHKDRGWETFTDAVIQWLSSNQEGVIFMLWGSYAQKKGASINRTRHHVLQTVHPSPLSAHRGFFGCRHFSKANELLEKCGKSPIDWKAL, from the exons ATGATTGGACAGAAAACTATCAATTCATTTTTTTCGCCGGTATCGAGAAAGAGAGTTTCTAATGAGGCAAACGAACCCGAGGAGAACGCTAAAGAGCCG aagaagcagaaatgCGCCACGGTGCTGCCGGAGCAGCAAAGCCCGCCTCCCAGTCCTCTGTCCCCGGCGCAGCTGGAACGGATGGCTCGCAACAAGAGAGCGGCGCTGGAGAGGCTGGCTTCCGCTCAGACTCCTCCGGGGTTCGGGGACAGCTGGAGGAAGGAGCTGGCTGCTGAGTTTGGAAAGCCCTACTTCAAACAG CTGATGCAGTTTGTTGCTGAAGAGAGGAAACGCCACACAGTTTACCCACCTGCTGAACAAGTGTTCACCTGGAGCAAGGTGTGCGACATCACAGAT GTTAAAGTGGTCATTCTAGGTCAAGATCCATATCATGGTCCAGGCCAAGCGCACGGACTATGCTTCAGTGTGAAAAGaccagttcctcctcctccgag tttggAGAACATGTACAAAGAGCTGGCCACAGACATCGACGGCTTTCAGCATCCAGGCCATGGCGACCTGACTGGATGGGCCAGACAAG GTGTGCTGCTGCTCAACGCCGTGCTGACTGTCAGGGCGCACCAAGCTAACTCCCACAAAGACAGAGGCTGGGAGACCTTCACTGACGCTGTGATTCAGTGGCTCAGCAGCAATCAAGAGGGAGTCATCTTCATGCTGTGGGGATCA TACGCACAGAAAAAAGGGGCTTCAATTAACCGA ACACGCCACCATGTCCTGCAGACTGTACATCCCTCCCCCCTGTCTGCTCATCGAGGATTTTTTGGTTGCAGACATTTCTCCAAGGCCAACGAGTTGCTAGAGAAATGTGGAAAGTCTCCCATAGACTGGAAGGCTCTTTAA
- the alkbh2 gene encoding DNA oxidative demethylase ALKBH2, which translates to MDKFLLGRQNKHLCNNDIPRRSPRKNKTKMEEHERVEEEGKDPSFEEFSHPIPWQKIEAEGLDCDYALLFLKGEADNLFRQLEEEVVYSTGEEAKVQVFGKVYNIPRKQATYGNAGLTYTYSGVRRLASPWTPTLEYIRNAVTDATGQKFNFVLINRYKDGQDHMGEHRDDEKELDPSCPIASVSLGAARDFVFRHRDARGKRSSRQIDPVKLELAHGSLLLMNPPTNTFWYHSLPVRKKVLSPRINLTFRRILEDDTKQSKRNINSKNPD; encoded by the exons ATGGACAAGTTTCTGCTTGGGAGACAGAATAAACATCTGTGCAACAATGATATCCCACGAAGAAGTCCCAggaaaaataagacaaagatGGAGGAACATGAGCGCGTAGAGGAGGAGGGAAAGGACCCGTCTTTTGAAGAGTTCTCTCATCCTATTCCTTGGCAAAAAATAGAAGCAGAGGGACTGGACTGTGATTATGCATTGCTCTTCTTGAAAGGAGAGGCAGATAACCTTTTCAgacagctggaggaggaggtggtgtACTCAACAG GAGAGGAAGCAAAGGTCCAAGTGTTTGGAAAGGTGTACAACATACCGAGGAAACAGGCGACCTATGGGAACGCAGGCCTCACCTACACTTACTCCGGAGTGAGGCGTCTGGCTTCCCCCTGGACTCCGACCTTGGAGTACATCCGAAACGCGGTCACAGACGCAACCGGACAGAAGTTCAACTTCGTCTTGATCAACAG GTACAAAGATGGACAAGATCACATGGGGGAGCATCGGGACGACGAGAAGGAGCTGGACCCTTCCTGTCCCATCGCCTCCGTCTCTCTGGGAGCAGCTCGAGACTTTGTCTTTAGACACAGAGATGCTCGAGGGAAGCGGAGCAGCCGACAGATCGATCCCGTGAAGCTGGAGCTGGCTCACGGAAGCCTTCTCCTCATGAACCCTCCCACCAATACCTTCTGGTACCACAGCCTTCCGGTTCGGAAGAAGGTCCTCTCACCTCGCATTAATCTCACCTTTAGACGCATCTTGGAGGACGACACTAAACAGTCAAAGAGGAACATTAACAGCAAAAACCCAGATTAA
- the usp30 gene encoding ubiquitin carboxyl-terminal hydrolase 30 isoform X1, whose protein sequence is MDNRMLWCRPESWDKLVGEFLGTGPTIRNKMLKNWGLVGGIAAAIAAGAYVLWGPITERKKRKRGMVPGLLNLGNTCFLNSLLQGLAACPSFVKWLERFSGLPSIQSCKDNQLSFTLLQLLKALSSEEPGDEEVLDAGCLLDVLRLYRWHISSFEEQDAHELFHVLTSSLEEERNRQPKVTHLFDMQSLESLPDEEDKTVACISRAPLHPIPGLWKFQHPFHGRLTSNMSCKHCEIQSPVRYDSFESLSLSIPLPQWGRPLSLDQCLQHFISSETIKEVECENCTKLQQSSTRNGQVFESQRTTFVKQLKLGKLPQCLCIHLQRLTWSSEGTPIKRQEHVQFTEYLSMDRYKHNSSTQRSQRFTSTPIAIKTESLEDSTERLKANGTGAEYHNNNKPFSNGTCSSVFLLSPGLNPQLGLTYDFSSAEYLFQLTAVLVHHGDMHSGHFVTYRRSPPSPCSASPFSCQWLWVSDDSVRKASLQEVLSSNAYMLFYERVRLPTIDRVVA, encoded by the exons ATGGACAACAGAATGTTGTGGTGCAGACCAGAAAGCTGGGATAAGCTTGTGGGGGAGTTTCTTGGCACAGGACCCACAATCAG gAACAAGATGCTAAAAAACTGGGGTCTCGTCGGAGGGATCGCGGCCGCTATTGCAGCTGGAGCATACGTCCTGTGGGGCCCGATCactgagaggaagaaaaggaagagag GAATGGTCCCAGGTCTGCTGAACTTGGGCAACACCTGCTTCCTGAACTCCTTGCTTCAGGGTTTGGCAGCATGTCCGTCTTTCGTCAAATGGCTGGAGAGGTTTTCAGGCCTGCCCTCGATCCAGTCATGTAAAGACAACCAGCTGTCCTTCACGCTGCTGCAACTACTCAAAG CTCTGTCCAGTGAGGAGCCTGGAGACGAGGAGGTTTTAGATGCTGGATGCCTCCTGGATGTTCTCAGACTGTATCGCTGGCACATCAGCTCATTTGAAGAGCAG GATGCACACGAGCTTTTTCACGTCCTCACGTCTTCTCTAGAGGAGGAGCGAAATCGACAACCTAAAGTCACACATTTGTTTGACATGCAGTCCCTGGAG TCTCTTCCTGATGAAGAGGACAAAACTGTGGCCTGCATTAGTCGAG ctcctcttcatCCGATACCAGGTCTCTGGAAGTTCCAGCATCCTTTTCATGGTCGTCTAACGAGCAATATGTCATGCAAGCACTGTGAAATTCAA AGTCCAGTACGGTACGACTCATTTGAGAGCCTCTCTTTGTCCATCCCTCTTCCTCAGTGG GGTCGGCCTCTCTCTCTAGATCAGTGTCTGCAGCATTTCATTTCGTCAGAGACAATCAAAGAGGTGGAGTGTGAAAACTGCACAAAG CTTCAACAAAGCTCGACAAGAAATGGGCAAGTTTTTGAAAGCCAGAGGACAACGTTTGTTAAACAGCTTAAACTTGGAAAG CTCCCTCAGTGCCTCTGCATCCACCTACAAAGACTGACGTGGTCCAGTGAAGGAACGCCCATCAAGCGACAGGAGCACGTCCAATTCACGGAGTATCTATCAATGGATCGCTACAAACACAACAGCTCCACACAGAGGAGTCAGCGGTTCACGTCGACTCCTATAgccataaaaacagaaagtttggaGGATTCCACAGAAAGGCTAAAAGCTAATGGGACAG GTGCAGAATATCATAACAACAACAAGCCTTTCTCTAATGGAACCTGTTCTTCTGtatttcttctctctcctggTTTGAACCCACAGCTCGGTCTCACGTATGACTTCAG CTCCGCAGAGTATTTATTCCAGCTAACAGCGGTGTTGGTTCACCACGGTGACATGCACTCAGGACATTTTGTCACCTACCGCCGCAGCCCTCCCTCGCCCTGCAGCGCCTCACCCTTCAGCTGTCAGTGGCTCTGGGTGTCTGACGACTCTGTGCGGAAAGCCAGCCTGCAGGAGGTGCTGTCTTCCAACGCGTACATGCTCTTCTACGAGAGAGTGCGACTGCCGACGATCGATCGAGTAGTCGCCTGA
- the pxmp2 gene encoding peroxisomal membrane protein 2 — MTMPVQSLPVRDGSFHFRLLQQYLILLKKYPILTKSVTSGILSALGNLLSQYLEGRKKAKSGGPVDEIDVAGATRYAIFGLIVTGPVSHIFYQLMEVWMPTTDPLCIVKRLLLDRLIFAPGFLLLFYLVMNILEAKGWDDFQKKMSKSYWTALKMNWKVWTPFTFININFVPVQFRVLFANMIALFWYAYLATVRK, encoded by the exons ATGACAATGCCCGTACAGAGCCTGCCAGTCCGGGATGGGTCCTTTCATTTCCGTCTGCTCCAGCAGTATTTGATCCTCCTGAAAAAATACCCGATCCTCACGAAATCTGTAACCAG TGGGATCCTGTCCGCTTTAGGAAATCTACTTTCACAGTACTTGGAAGGCAGAAAAAAGGCCAAAAGTGGAGGTCCAGTTGATGAGATCGATGTGGCTGGAGCCACACGATATGCCATCTTTGG GTTGATTGTCACTGGGCCAGTGAGCCATATCTTTTACCAGCTGATGGAGGTGTGGATGCCAACCACTGACCCGCTCTGCATCGTCAAACGACTGCTACTGGACCGACTCATCTTTGCTCCTGGCTTCCTGCTCCTTTTCTACCTTGTTATGAACATCCTGGAG GCTAAAGGCTGGGACGATTTCCAGAAGAAGATGAGTAAAAGTTACTGGACTGCCCTGAAGATGAACTGGAAAGTCTGGACTCCTTTCACATTTATAAACATAAACTTTGTGCCTGTTCAG TTTCGAGTGCTCTTCGCCAACATGATTGCCTTATTCTGGTATGCCTACCTTGCCACTGTGAGGAAATGA
- the usp30 gene encoding ubiquitin carboxyl-terminal hydrolase 30 isoform X2, translating to MLKNWGLVGGIAAAIAAGAYVLWGPITERKKRKRGMVPGLLNLGNTCFLNSLLQGLAACPSFVKWLERFSGLPSIQSCKDNQLSFTLLQLLKALSSEEPGDEEVLDAGCLLDVLRLYRWHISSFEEQDAHELFHVLTSSLEEERNRQPKVTHLFDMQSLESLPDEEDKTVACISRAPLHPIPGLWKFQHPFHGRLTSNMSCKHCEIQSPVRYDSFESLSLSIPLPQWGRPLSLDQCLQHFISSETIKEVECENCTKLQQSSTRNGQVFESQRTTFVKQLKLGKLPQCLCIHLQRLTWSSEGTPIKRQEHVQFTEYLSMDRYKHNSSTQRSQRFTSTPIAIKTESLEDSTERLKANGTGAEYHNNNKPFSNGTCSSVFLLSPGLNPQLGLTYDFSSAEYLFQLTAVLVHHGDMHSGHFVTYRRSPPSPCSASPFSCQWLWVSDDSVRKASLQEVLSSNAYMLFYERVRLPTIDRVVA from the exons ATGCTAAAAAACTGGGGTCTCGTCGGAGGGATCGCGGCCGCTATTGCAGCTGGAGCATACGTCCTGTGGGGCCCGATCactgagaggaagaaaaggaagagag GAATGGTCCCAGGTCTGCTGAACTTGGGCAACACCTGCTTCCTGAACTCCTTGCTTCAGGGTTTGGCAGCATGTCCGTCTTTCGTCAAATGGCTGGAGAGGTTTTCAGGCCTGCCCTCGATCCAGTCATGTAAAGACAACCAGCTGTCCTTCACGCTGCTGCAACTACTCAAAG CTCTGTCCAGTGAGGAGCCTGGAGACGAGGAGGTTTTAGATGCTGGATGCCTCCTGGATGTTCTCAGACTGTATCGCTGGCACATCAGCTCATTTGAAGAGCAG GATGCACACGAGCTTTTTCACGTCCTCACGTCTTCTCTAGAGGAGGAGCGAAATCGACAACCTAAAGTCACACATTTGTTTGACATGCAGTCCCTGGAG TCTCTTCCTGATGAAGAGGACAAAACTGTGGCCTGCATTAGTCGAG ctcctcttcatCCGATACCAGGTCTCTGGAAGTTCCAGCATCCTTTTCATGGTCGTCTAACGAGCAATATGTCATGCAAGCACTGTGAAATTCAA AGTCCAGTACGGTACGACTCATTTGAGAGCCTCTCTTTGTCCATCCCTCTTCCTCAGTGG GGTCGGCCTCTCTCTCTAGATCAGTGTCTGCAGCATTTCATTTCGTCAGAGACAATCAAAGAGGTGGAGTGTGAAAACTGCACAAAG CTTCAACAAAGCTCGACAAGAAATGGGCAAGTTTTTGAAAGCCAGAGGACAACGTTTGTTAAACAGCTTAAACTTGGAAAG CTCCCTCAGTGCCTCTGCATCCACCTACAAAGACTGACGTGGTCCAGTGAAGGAACGCCCATCAAGCGACAGGAGCACGTCCAATTCACGGAGTATCTATCAATGGATCGCTACAAACACAACAGCTCCACACAGAGGAGTCAGCGGTTCACGTCGACTCCTATAgccataaaaacagaaagtttggaGGATTCCACAGAAAGGCTAAAAGCTAATGGGACAG GTGCAGAATATCATAACAACAACAAGCCTTTCTCTAATGGAACCTGTTCTTCTGtatttcttctctctcctggTTTGAACCCACAGCTCGGTCTCACGTATGACTTCAG CTCCGCAGAGTATTTATTCCAGCTAACAGCGGTGTTGGTTCACCACGGTGACATGCACTCAGGACATTTTGTCACCTACCGCCGCAGCCCTCCCTCGCCCTGCAGCGCCTCACCCTTCAGCTGTCAGTGGCTCTGGGTGTCTGACGACTCTGTGCGGAAAGCCAGCCTGCAGGAGGTGCTGTCTTCCAACGCGTACATGCTCTTCTACGAGAGAGTGCGACTGCCGACGATCGATCGAGTAGTCGCCTGA
- the gatc gene encoding glutamyl-tRNA(Gln) amidotransferase subunit C, mitochondrial encodes MIKMLAFQTLRVVSLGILGSSCNLLANNVRSITKRCSLRSLQSQILRPLSSHQHNLKVPKVPTWEHVPEEELPRPTKIPADLVDRLERLALVDFRTQQGLECLEKAIRFADQLHVVDTSGVEPMDSVLEDRALYLRDDTVTEGDCAEELLKLAKNTVEEYFVAPPGNIPLPKREERAAILRHSEF; translated from the exons ATGATAAAGATGTTGGCATTTCAAACGCTTCGTGTCGTTTCCCTGGGGATCCTTGGTTCGTCATGTAACCTGTTGGCAAACAATGTTCGCTCCATAACTAAGAGATGCAGCCTCAGGAGTCTGCAAAGCCAAATCTTAAGACCGCTCAGCTCCCACCAACATAATCTAAAG GTCCCAAAAGTGCCAACATGGGAGCATGTACCAGAAGAGGAGCTTCCTCGG CCCACCAAGATCCCTGCTGACCTGGTGGACAGGCTGGAGCGGCTGGCCTTGGTGGATTTCCGGACCCAGCAGGGGCTGGAGTGCTTGGAGAAAGCCATTCGTTTTGCTGATCAGCTTCATGTTGTTGACACGTCTGGGGTCGAACCGATGGATTCAGTTCTGGAGGACAG GGCTTTATATCTGAGGGACGACACAGTGACAGAGGGCGACTGCGCAGAGGAGCTGCTTAAGCTCGCAAAAAACACAGTGGAAGAATATTTTGTTGCACCACCAG GGAATATTCCTCTGCCTAAAAGGGAGGAGAGGGCTGCCATCCTCAGACACTCGGAATTCTGA